In a single window of the Elaeis guineensis isolate ETL-2024a chromosome 4, EG11, whole genome shotgun sequence genome:
- the LOC105043502 gene encoding LOW QUALITY PROTEIN: COBRA-like protein 7 (The sequence of the model RefSeq protein was modified relative to this genomic sequence to represent the inferred CDS: inserted 1 base in 1 codon) codes for MKSKGPFLALCFLVPLLCLSDAYDPMDPNGNITIKWDINSIEDATYNVIVSIYNYQLYRHVESPGWRLSWTWPKDEVIWDXEGAEATEQGNCSRFRGSLPHCCDKTPVIVDLALGAPYNMQYKNCCRGGVLSSTTQDPTKFMSSFQMSVGGVLDLRKVTKAIPSNFSLGLPGYTCSNATVVAPSKVRVDSQRSIQYLMTWEVTCSYSQFRESVTPSCCVSLSTFYNSTIVSCPLCSCGCQNSPTTSECFRNGQQPDLLQLPNDDDEGTSPFVLCTRHMCPIRVHWHLKVSYKEYWRVKVTITNFNILKNYTDWNLVIQHPNLQSITQVFSFNYNPLIQYGDINDTGMFWGIKNYNDMLLQYGENGNVQTEMLLHKDPGDFTFKGGWALPRKIVFNGHDCVMPPPDMYPSLPNSSPAAPALVRHLCHGLSPLLLFVLLLFV; via the exons ATGAAGTCCAAAGGCCCATTTCTGGCGTTATGCTTCCTCGTGCCTCTCCTCTGTCTTTCAG ATGCATATGATCCGATGGACCCCAATGGCAACATCACGATCAagtgggacatcaactcaatcgaGGATGCAACGTATAAT GTCATTGTAAGTATATACAATTACCAGCTTTATCGCCATGTTGAGAGTCCTGGTTGGAGGTTGAGCTGGACGTGGCCCAAAGATGAAGTGATTTGGG CTGAGGGTGCAGAGGCCACTGAGCAAGGGAACTGCTCTAGATTCAGAGGATCTCTTCCACACTGCTGTGACAAAACTCCAGTCATCGTCGACTTGGCTCTTGGAGCTCCATACAACATGCAATATAAGAATTGCTGCAGGGGAGGTGTCCTATCATCCACTACTCAGGATCCAACTAAATTTATGTCCTCTTTCCAAATGAGCGTGGGGGGTGTCTTGGATCTCCGCAAAGTTACAAAGGCGATCCCATCAAATTTCAGTCTTGGCCTTCCCGGATATACATGCAGCAATGCCACTGTTGTTGCACCTAGCAAGGTCCGAGTAGATAGCCAACGAAGCATCCAATATCTAA TGACTTGGGAAGTGACCTGTTCTTATTCCCAGTTCAGGGAGTCAGTTACACCCAGTTGTTGTGTTTCTCTGTCCACCTTCTATAACAGTACTATAGTCTCATGTCCTCTTTGTAGCTGTGGCTGCCAAAATTCACCAACAACTTCAGAATGTTTCAG AAATGGTCAGCAACCTGATCTGTTGCAGTTAccgaatgatgatgatgaaggaaCATCGCCTTTTGTGTTGTGCACACGGCATATGTGCCCAATTCGAGTGCACTGGCATTTGAAAGTGAGTTACAAGGAGTATTGGAGGGTTAAGgtgacaatcaccaacttcaacataCTGAAGAACTACACTGATTGGAATTTGGTGATACAGCATCCAAACCTTCAGAGCATCACACAAGTGTTCAGCTTCAACTACAATCCTCTTATTCAGTATGGTGATATCA ATGACACGGGGATGTTCTGGGGTATCAAGAATTACAATGACATGCTGCTGCAATATGGAGAAAATGGCAACGTCCAGACTGAGATGCTGTTGCACAAGGACCCTGGTGATTTCACTTTCAAGGGAGGCTGGGCTTTGCCAAGGAAAATAGTATTCAATGGGCATGACTGCGTCATGCCACCCCCAGACATGTACCCATCGCTGCCTAACAGCAGCCCAGCTGCGCCAGCTTTAGTTCGCCATCTCTGCCATGGACTGTCACCTTTACTATTGTTTGTTTTGTTGCTATTCGTATAG